AACAAGTAACACTACTTGTATGGTGAGGCTTAAATCGGGTATCTATTTAGAGTACCCCTGAGTCTTTTAATGCCTTATTTATCGGTCGTAATCCCTGCCTACAACGAAGAAAAGCGTCTACCCAAGACGCTTGAATCAGTCTATGCTTATTTGAAGAGCACAGAGTATAGCTTTGAAATTGTAGTAGTAGATGATGGCAGTCATGATGGCACGGTTGACATGGTGCAGGAATTTGCCAAACACTCGGACGAAGGCACAGTTAGACTCGTCTCTTATGCTCCCAATCAGGGTAAGGGCTTTGCCGTGCGTACTGGTATGCTGGCTGCTCGTGGCGATTATTTGCTGATGAACGATGCCGATGGTAGCTCTCCTATCGAAGAGGTCGCAAGGCTCCTGGAAGGGCTCAAGCCTGACAATCGGGTGGTAATTGGCTCGCGTGCTAAAGAGGACCCGACCGCCAAGGTAAACGCCCTTTTTTACCGTAAATATATCGGCAATACTTTTAACTTAATCGTGCAGTCTTTGCTTTTACCCGGTATCCGCGATACACAATGCGGCTTTAAGTTGTTTGAGAGTAAAGCGGCTCAGCACATCTTTAGCGTAGCCAGGCTCAATGGCTATGCTTTTGACGTAGAGCTACTCTATATCGCACGCATCCATGGCTACAAAATCCGCGAAGTGGCCATCAACTGGAATAATGCTGAGGGCTCCAAAGTCAACGTTTTGACAGATTCTCCCCGTATGCTCTTGGAAGTCCTTGGTATTACTATTGGTGCCTGGATTGGCACATATAAAAAACGTCAAATTGCCAAGCGTGTCGATTAATCAGCCTTTAGCGCTGATTGCTTTTACTTTAGCGAGCATCTCCACTATTTCTTGATGGATTTTGCCGTTGGTGGCCAGGATATGACCGCTTTCCATTTCTAGTGGACCGTCTTCGAGGTTGGTTACTTTGCCACCGGCTTCTTCGACAATGACAGAGCCCGCCGCCACGTCCCAGGGCGCCAGTTTGCGCTCCCAAAATCCGTCCAGGCGAC
Above is a window of Candidatus Obscuribacter sp. DNA encoding:
- a CDS encoding glycosyltransferase family 2 protein, with translation MPYLSVVIPAYNEEKRLPKTLESVYAYLKSTEYSFEIVVVDDGSHDGTVDMVQEFAKHSDEGTVRLVSYAPNQGKGFAVRTGMLAARGDYLLMNDADGSSPIEEVARLLEGLKPDNRVVIGSRAKEDPTAKVNALFYRKYIGNTFNLIVQSLLLPGIRDTQCGFKLFESKAAQHIFSVARLNGYAFDVELLYIARIHGYKIREVAINWNNAEGSKVNVLTDSPRMLLEVLGITIGAWIGTYKKRQIAKRVD